One Roseburia rectibacter DNA window includes the following coding sequences:
- a CDS encoding IS630 family transposase: MGKRASSIELSNEEREYLERQTRARTIQAQTVTRARILLLRADSVSIDAIADKVGINRCSVMLCLKKFKEGGIENALFDAPGRGRNAEITDEEKAWIINIACQKPIDFGYAAETWTYAKLTSHINKTAEAAGYTRLSTIHKSTVHTILDEADIKPHKITYYCENRDPNFDSKMHNVLLVYKQLEMQFDESGKLIISEDTPIHVLSYDEKPGIQAIATTSDDLMPNEKHPTINRDYEYKRLGTLSLLAAIDLQTGEAIPLVRDKYSSTEYIEFLKLLDDKYPKGDKLRIVLDNLKVHTSEATRKYLATVPGRFEFVFTPKHGSWLNMVESFFSKMTRQMLRGIRVKSKEELTNRIYRYFVEINEEPIVFHWKYNLDDIDVSEEIIVDTLSVKKSS, from the coding sequence ATGGGCAAAAGAGCATCATCAATCGAACTCAGCAATGAAGAAAGAGAATATCTGGAACGTCAGACTCGTGCCAGAACAATTCAGGCTCAAACAGTTACAAGAGCGCGCATTCTATTATTACGTGCGGATTCCGTATCAATAGATGCGATTGCTGATAAAGTGGGGATCAACCGCTGCAGCGTCATGCTTTGCCTGAAAAAGTTTAAAGAAGGAGGCATTGAAAATGCACTCTTTGATGCCCCTGGTCGTGGCAGGAATGCAGAGATTACAGACGAAGAAAAAGCCTGGATCATTAACATTGCATGCCAGAAGCCAATTGATTTTGGATATGCTGCTGAAACATGGACGTATGCAAAGCTAACCTCACATATCAATAAAACTGCTGAAGCAGCTGGATACACAAGACTATCCACCATTCATAAAAGTACAGTACATACAATTCTTGACGAGGCAGATATAAAGCCACATAAAATAACTTATTATTGTGAGAACAGGGATCCTAATTTTGATTCCAAAATGCATAATGTCCTGCTTGTGTATAAGCAGCTTGAAATGCAGTTTGATGAATCTGGAAAGCTCATTATATCTGAAGATACACCTATACATGTGCTGTCTTATGATGAAAAGCCAGGAATACAGGCTATTGCAACAACATCAGATGATTTAATGCCGAACGAAAAGCATCCGACCATCAATAGAGATTACGAATATAAACGTTTGGGGACTCTTTCATTATTAGCTGCAATTGATCTTCAAACAGGAGAAGCGATTCCTCTTGTAAGAGACAAGTACAGCAGCACGGAATACATTGAATTTTTGAAGCTGTTAGATGATAAGTATCCAAAGGGAGACAAGCTTCGCATCGTACTCGATAATCTTAAAGTTCATACATCAGAGGCGACCAGAAAATACCTGGCAACTGTACCGGGAAGATTCGAATTTGTATTCACTCCCAAACATGGATCATGGCTCAATATGGTTGAAAGTTTCTTTAGCAAGATGACTCGTCAGATGCTCAGAGGTATCCGTGTTAAATCTAAGGAGGAACTTACTAATCGTATCTACAGATATTTTGTAGAAATAAACGAAGAGCCGATTGTGTTCCATTGGAAATATAATCTCGATGATATTGATGTATCGGAAGAAATCATTGTTGATACACTGTCTGTCAAAAAGTCGAGTTAA
- a CDS encoding helix-turn-helix domain-containing protein — MPYLILYENVNPTTNLSTYMELSESSIVDTHMPYKDFLSMGGLRLHSHDFYELTFVLSGELKMRIEDEYITYHQGECCLCNKNIHHVEIMDHSTEIVLFLLKEEYLRDVINANYYYDQNGNPHAIGSVFLHLFEENNKNSLYDAKVYTDFKLLDTSCQDQFFDIINHMVDEISGNHSGKSHMMKALFCRFIEMLEFNDTHQVEVHWAKLSNDEQIIYKIANAYQNKMGIFSRSEIETLTGYNSDYVERILKRSTGKTLSEYGRTFLLKKAADMLTETNKKVGDICETLGYSNRNYFNKLFMKEYGMTPLTYRKHMRHL, encoded by the coding sequence ATGCCTTATCTTATTCTCTATGAAAATGTCAATCCGACCACTAATCTCTCTACATATATGGAATTGTCGGAAAGCAGTATCGTGGATACACATATGCCTTACAAGGATTTTTTGTCCATGGGAGGATTACGGCTTCACTCTCACGACTTTTATGAACTGACTTTTGTTTTGTCTGGAGAACTAAAGATGCGGATTGAGGACGAATATATTACTTACCACCAGGGTGAATGTTGCCTATGCAACAAAAATATTCACCATGTGGAAATTATGGATCATTCTACAGAGATTGTCCTTTTTCTGCTAAAAGAAGAGTATCTGCGCGATGTGATCAATGCAAATTATTATTACGACCAGAACGGAAATCCCCATGCGATCGGTTCTGTGTTTCTGCACCTTTTTGAAGAAAATAACAAAAACTCGCTCTATGATGCCAAAGTGTATACCGATTTCAAGCTCTTAGACACATCCTGTCAGGATCAATTCTTTGATATCATTAATCACATGGTGGATGAAATTTCCGGAAATCATTCCGGCAAAAGCCATATGATGAAAGCATTGTTCTGTCGTTTTATCGAAATGCTTGAATTTAATGATACCCATCAGGTAGAAGTTCACTGGGCAAAATTGTCAAATGATGAACAGATCATCTATAAAATAGCAAATGCCTATCAGAATAAAATGGGAATTTTTTCCAGGTCAGAAATTGAAACATTAACCGGTTATAACAGCGACTATGTAGAACGAATCTTGAAACGCTCTACCGGCAAAACTCTTTCTGAATATGGAAGGACTTTTTTGTTAAAAAAAGCTGCGGATATGCTAACAGAAACAAATAAAAAAGTTGGAGATATCTGTGAAACACTCGGATACTCCAACCGTAATTATTTTAATAAATTGTTTATGAAAGAATATGGCATGACACCGCTTACTTATCGCAAACATATGCGTCATTTATAA